In the genome of Fusarium fujikuroi IMI 58289 draft genome, chromosome FFUJ_chr02, one region contains:
- a CDS encoding related to pyruvate dehydrogenase (lipoamide) alpha chain precursor has protein sequence MKSRALRQVALRRATLSRPHVTPLAIRSASSVSQRPNSNFVSFPGALKSAFTSSLKFEDPESYPALSTYRVVDQHGVVVDESFKPDISDEEVIRLYKDMVFISIMDLIMFDAQRQGRLSFYMVSAGEEAVSIGSSSVLDKDDVMFCQYREQGVFKERGFTAKDFMSQLFGNKNDPSRGRSMPVHYGSKELNIHSISSPLATQLPQASGAAYALKMQKLQDPSSKARVVAAYFGEGAASEGDFHAALNIAATRSCPVIFICRNNGYAISTPTLDQYRGDGIASRGIGYGIDTIRIDGNDIWAVREATKKAREMALEDGGKPVLIEAMTYRVSHHSTSDDSFAYRARVEVEDWKRRDNPITRLRKWMEAKGIWDEAKEKEARSDLRKEILKAFSEAEREKKPPIRGMFEDIYEELTDDLKAQMKELKEMLDKYPEEYDVAEFEGGKDSLKP, from the exons ATGAAGTCTCGAGCTCTGCGTCAAGTCGCCCTGCGGCGGGCCACCCTTTCTAGACCACATGTAACACCCCTTGCGATCCGATCAGCCAGCAGTGTATCGCAACGGCCCAATTCCAATTTTGTGTCCTTTCCTGGTGCTTTGAAGAGCGCATTCACAAGCTCTCTCAAATTCGAAGATCCCGAGTCGTATCCTGCCTTATCGACGTATCGCGTTGTAGACCAGCATGGAGTTGTGGTGGATGAATCGTTCAAACCTGATATCTCCGATGAGGAAGTTATTCGTCTATACAAAGACATGgtcttcatctcgatcatGGATCTGATTATGTTTGATGCGCAAAGACAAGGTCGATTGAGCTTCTATATGGTTAGTGCTGGCGAGGAGGCCGTCAGCATTGGAAGTTCAAGCGTGCTCGACAAAGACGATGTCATGTTCTGTCAATACAGAGAACAAGGCGTGTTTAAGGAGAGAGGGTTTACAGCCAAGGATTTCATGAGCCAGTTATTTGGTAACAAGAACGACCCAAGTCGAGGACGAAGCATGCCTGTCCATTACGGAAGCAAAGAGCTGAATATT CATTCAATTTCATCTCCATTAGCGACACAACTTCCCCAGGCTTCCGGTGCCGCTTATGCTCTTAAGATGCAAAAGCTTCAAGATCCCAGCTCCAAAGCTCGTGTGGTTGCAGCGTACTTTGGTGAGGGTGCAGCTAGTGAAGGAGACTTCCACGCTGCCCTAAATATTGCCGCAACACGATCGTGCCCTGTTATCTTTATCTGCAGAAATAACGGATATGCTATCTCAACGCCTACACTAGACCAATACCGTGGCGATGGTATCGCCAGCCGTGGTATTGGCTACGGTATCGATACAATCCGAATAGATGGTAACGATATCTGGGCTGTCAGAGAAGCTACAAAGAAGGCACGTGAGATGGcccttgaagatggtggcAAGCCAGTTCTCATTGAAGCCATGACCTACCGTGTCTCTCACCACAGCACATCTGACGACTCGTTCGCCTACCGTGCGCGCGTAGAAGTCGAAGACTGGAAGCGTCGCGATAATCCTATCACTCGACTACGAAAGTGGATGGAAGCAAAGGGTATCTGggacgaggccaaggagaaggaggcccGCAGTGATCTTCGCAAGGAGATATTGAAGGCGTTCAGTGAGGCAGAGCGGGAGAAGAAGCCCCCGATTCGGGGCATGTTTGAGGATATCTACGAAGAGTTGACAGATGATTTGAAGGCGCAGATGAAGGAGCTGAAGGAGATGCTGGATAAGTATCCTGAAGAGTATGATGTTGCTGAGTTCGAGGGTGGTAAGGATAGCTTGAAGCCATAA
- a CDS encoding ubiquitin ligase Nedd4-like protein: protein MSSRITRSSARQAASQAAQTNNIAPAAADVPAVPSTTPSSRKRKGLAAEKSPNDALPPSGSSGRRSKRQKIPEAVPPPNTNNKNHTTSRSRRKGKPAVDMDSPDNNHPGSAHPAEPSIPSGSSSRKSSRSKKITGPPSEPTSGTSLNTRRSKRNLDSAVDQDTPMTGTDENKDPGPPPPPPPPIDHHDDDDSEDNDEDEDEEGSRRYDEDEDDDDDDPFGGFGGPPGSLSSTLRALTGMMSGLTSRFREILHNLRVDDLSVQLIALQELSEILLVSNEDNLSGHFSPDAYVKELVSLMNKEESPEIMLLACRCLANLMEALPASVANVVYGSAVPVLCQKLLEISFIDLAEQALSTLEKISVEYPTSIVREGGLTACLSYLDFFATGTQRTAVTTAANCCRNIPEDSFPVVRDVMPTLLNVLNSSDQRVVEQASLCVSGIVESFKYHPSKLEELVSVDLLRGVLRLLVPGTTNMIGSSIHTQFLRVLAFTARASPRLSAELFKLNVVETLYQILTGVSPPSGTEDVASKLDSVIIMQALIHRPRDQIIETLNVICELLPNLPRNADPSYGDFVELQALADPTNSAASGGRNRRSTNEKRIELLEECKDEVRRFALIIFPTLTDAFSSTVNLSVRQKVLTAQLKMLSNLDEDILIEALTPVPYASFLASILSQQDHASLVMLGLQAAELLLSRLDKIYRYQFYREGVFLEITKIAEEEEAIEEKSGKGEKQESQGEQATEQDNEQSSDQESEHEEDEEDEERESSDEEEEDEENDNENGEVQNEDMSPVSSRGSTMSLEVPLHRLVSDVRSMKSRTRDVAKKFLETHETESHGQAMKLKATAILDALSDLAGELEAFYLKPMPSNVTADKGKELFTKLASYFDTDVLESVTSAELLASGLVRVLLEVFSNPDEELARAAQSTFLEVFMAYTVKSKPKTATAESPATPFSVMIHKLQDLLSRSEHFEVITVHHNTFDGNHSSPASMLGKQIRLRLVADDDSEIPRPYRNIMVSIHAIATFKSLDDYLRPRISINERSRGSARRDGVARALAAMANSAGLPLSSAAAARLAAAERSGPFSSGPPIPPPPAVATTPSGSRALRKSKSQAAPATPDQSAGPSRDKGALRRSARRHGAANTPPAPRPPPVDDEEMQDTLECADEKQLTDDDDVGESSALDAIVGELEEDMQEESTPEDTSAVNMEVATGGHVTARKEDGTRIATPTGSGVPSRAGGPSVGTQGTPTPASSSARPMSYASALQAVPQDWHIEFSLDNKLIPNETTIYRAVHTSASNSDEHLSRSIWSTVHPIKFKRVPGPPPAESLSFSSNTEVDGEDEHGIPASLAKNPTTSSILCLLNILHDLNSNIEDVLIEKKNSVIGLNVEPLSQFVNTKLTAKLNRQLEEPLIVASNCLPSWAEDLARLYPFLFPFETRHLFLQSTSFGYARSMARWQNTQSAEDNRRDRNNERPFLGRLQRQKVRISRQKILESALKVMELYGASQSILEVEYFEEVGTGLGPTLEFYSTVSKEFSKRKLKLWREVDSNGSDEFVSGATGLFPRPQSDEEAGTPNGERILHLFKMLGKFVARSMIDSRIIDLHFNPIFFRIGDAVSTGVKPSLGAVKIVDPVLARSLKAIKQFALAKKEIDEDPNRTPAQKVADTESITIDGVKLDDLCLDFTLPGYPNIQLEDNGSQKRVTIDNVDSYLEKVIDMTLGSGVRRQVDAFRAGFSQVFPYSALSAFTPDELVTLFGRVDEDWSLETLLDSIKADHGYNMDSKTVKNLLHTMSEFDASQRRDFLQFTTGSPKLPIGGFKSLTPMFTVVCKPSEHPYTSDDYLPSVMTCVNYLKLPDYSTIEIMRKQLFTAVKEGQGAFHLS from the exons ATGTCTTCTAGAATCACCAGATCTTCGGCTCGTCAAGCAGCGAGTCAGGCAGCCCAAACTAACAATATTGCTCCTGCCGCTGCTGACGTCCCGGCCGTTCCCTCCACTACTCCGTCCTCACGCAAGCGAAAAGGGCTCGCCGCCGAGAAGAGCCCCAACGACGCATTACCTCCCTCTGGGTCTTCAGGTCGACGGTCCAAGAGACAAAAGATCCCCGAAGCCGTTCCACCTCCGAACACCAACAATAAAAACCACACCACATCCAGATCTCGGCGAAAGGGAAAGCCCGCTGTTGATATGGACAGCCCGGA TAACAACCACCCCGGATCTGCGCATCCTGCAGAGCCCTCTATCCCCTCAGGTTCTTCCAGCAGAAAATCGAGCCGTTCTAAGAAGATCACGGGACCTCCATCAG AGCCCACATCTGGCACAAGTTTGAACACCCGAAGATCAAAAAGGAATCTTGACAGCGCAGTTGATCAAGATACACCGATGACGGGTACCGATGAGAACAAAGACCCAGGACCACCGCcaccccctccccctcccatCGACCAccacgacgatgacgatagtGAAGACAatgacgaggacgaagatgaggaggggtCGCGAAGgtacgacgaagacgaagacgacgacgacgacgatccTTTTGGCGGATTTGGCGGCCCTCCAGGCAGTTTATCCAGCACGCTTAGAGCACTAACGGGGATGATGTCTGGCCTGACATCTCGGTTCCGGGAAATTCTGCACAATCTGCGAGTTGATGATCTCTCAGTGCAGCTAATAGCTCTGCAAGAGCTATCAGAAATACTTCTTGTTTCCAACGAAGACAACCTCTCTGGCCACTTCTCGCCCGATGCATATGTCAAGGAGCTGGTTTCCCTCATGAACAAGGAAGAAAGCCCCGAAATCATGTTACTCGCGTGTCGTTGCTTGGCAAATTTGATGGAGGCGTTGCCTGCCAGTGTTGCGAACGTCGTCTATGGAAGCGCCGTCCCTGTCCTGTGCCAAAAACTCCTCGAAATTTCTTTTATCGATTTGGCAGAGCAGGCCTTGAGCACATTGGAGAAGATATCAGTCGAATATCCTACCAGCATTGTTCGTGAGGGTGGCCTCACTGCTTGTTTGTCTTATCTCGACTTCTTTGCTACCGGCACGCAAAGAACTGCCGTCACTACCGCAGCAAACTGTTGCCGCAACATTCCCGAAGACTCTTTCCCAGTAGTGCGAGATGTTATGCCTACACTTCTCAACGTCCTCAATAGCAGTGATCAGCGGGTCGTGGAGCAGGCCTCGCTTTGCGTTTCCGGCATCGTTGAGAGTTTCAAGTACCATCCCTCCAAACTTGAAGAACTTGTTAGCGTCGACCTTCTTCGAGGTGTGCTGCGACTTCTTGTTCCCGGTACGACCAACATGATTGGCTCCAGTATTCATACACAATTTCTCCGAGTTTTGGCATTCACCGCGCGAGCTAGCCCTCGTCTTTCCGCggagctcttcaagcttaATGTGGTAGAGACATTGTATCAAATCCTGACTGGTGTTTCACCACCCAGCGGTACCGAAGATGTTGCCTCCAAACTAGACAGTGTTATAATCATGCAGGCTCTCATCCATCGACCCCGAGATCAGATCATCGAGACGCTCAATGTTATTTGCGAATTACTACCCAACCTACCACGAAACGCAGATCCCTCGTATGGTGATTTTGTTGAACTTCAAGCCTTGGCAGATCCTACAAACTCGGCAGCCAGTGGGGGAAGGAACCGCAGGTCTACGAATGAAAAGCgcattgagcttcttgaagagtGCAAAGACGAAGTCCGCCGTTTCgcgctcatcatcttccctACTTTGACGGACGCGTTCTCCAGTACAGTCAACTTGAGCGTCCGCCAAAAGGTCCTCACAGCACAATTGAAGATGCTGTCGAATCTTGATGAGGACATCTTGATTGAGGCGCTTACTCCGGTACCTTATGCCTCTTTCCTCGCTTCTATTCTTTCACAACAAGACCACGCATCTCTGGTTATGCTTGGCCTGCAAGCAGCCGAGCTGTTACTAAGCCGACTCGACAAAATCTACCGGTATCAATTCTATCGCGAAGGAGTCTTCCTTGAGATCACCAAgattgctgaggaggaagaggcaatTGAAGAGAAGTCAGGTAAGGGCGAAAAACAGGAGTCTCAGGGCGAACAAGCAACAGAACAAGACAACGAACAGTCCTCGGATCAGGAATCTGAgcatgaggaagacgaagaagatgaagagcgcGAGTcttctgatgaagaggaggaagacgaagaaaatGATAACGAGAATGGCGAGGTGCAGAATGAGGACATGTCCCCTGTTAGCTCCCGGGGATCTACCATGTCCCTCGAGGTCCCTCTCCATCGTCTTGTCTCCGACGTGCGATCCATGAAATCTCGAACTCGAGACGTCGCCAAAAAGTTCTTGGAGACCCATGAGACTGAAAGCCATGGCCAGGctatgaagctcaaggcaacAGCAATCCTTGATGCTCTTTCAGACTTGGCTGGTGAGCTTGAGGCCTTCTACCTCAAACCCATGCCCAGCAACGTTACGGCCGATAAAGGAAAGGAACTGTTCACCAAGCTTGCATCATATTTCGATACCGACGTCTTGGAAAGTGTTACGAGCGCGGAACTTCTGGCATCAGGTCTTGTTCGTGTGCTTCTAGAGGTTTTCAGCAACCCTGACGAGGAACTGGCCCGTGCCGCCCAGTCAACGTTCCTGGAAGTCTTCATGGCATATACTGTCAAGTCGAAGCCAAAAACTGCAACTGCAGAATCTCCGGCTACGCCTTTCAGCGTCATGATTCACAAGCTTCAGGACTTGCTCAGTAGGTCAGAGCATTTTGAGGTTATCACGGTGCATCATAACACATTTGACGGCAACCACAGTAGTCCTGCCTCCATGCTTGGGAAGCAAATTCGACTTCGTCTtgttgccgatgatgatTCCGAAATACCTCGACCTTATCGTAATATAATGGTGTCAATTCATGCCATCGCGACTTTCAAATCCCTTGATGACTATTTACGACCTAGGATCAGTATCAATGAGCGGTCTCGTGGCTCCGCCCGCAGGGATGGAGTTGCTCGAGCACTTGCCGCTATGGCAAACAGCGCGGGTCTTCCTCTGAGTagcgcagcagcagcccgcctagcagcagcagaacgATCAGGCCCGTTCTCGAGCGGACCTCCGATACCGCCGCCGCCTGCGGTTGCTACAACACCATCTGGCTCCCGAGCACTTCGCAAATCAAAGTCACAGGCTGCTCCTGCCACACCAGATCAATCTGCTGGGCCGTCTCGCGATAAAGGGGCGCTTAGACGCTCTGCAAGACGGCATGGCGCCGCTAACACACCCCCGGCTCCTCGACCTCCACCTGTCGATGACGAGGAAATGCAAGATACACTAGAATGCGCTGACGAGAAGCAGCTgactgatgacgatgacgtcGGAGAAAGCAGTGCATTGGATGCCATTGTTGgcgagcttgaagaagacatgCAAGAGGAATCGACACCTGAGGATACTTCTGCCGTCAACATGGAGGTCGCTACCGGCGGCCATGTCACAGCACGCAAGGAGGATGGCACTCGAATCGCGACACCGACTGGATCTGGTGTACCTAGCCGTGCGGGTGGACCCTCGGTTGGCACCCAAGGCACACCTACTCCAGCCTCGTCATCGGCGAGGCCGATGTCTTATGCGTCCGCTCTCCAGGCAGTGCCCCAAGATTGGCACATCGAGTTCAGCCTTGATAACAAGCTGATCCCCAATGAGACTACCATCTACCGTGCTGTCCATACTTCAGCTTCTAACTCAGATGAGCATCTAAGCAGAAGCATCTGGTCAACTGTGCATCCAATCAAGTTCAAGCGTGTACCTGGGCCACCTCCTGCGGAATCCCTTTCATTTTCTTCTAACACGGAAgttgatggtgaggatgagCATGGAATCCCCGCTTCCCTTGCCAAGAACCCAACAACGTCATCAATTCTATGTCTATTGAACATTCTTCACGACCTCAACTCGAATATTGAGGATGTTTTGATCGAGAAAAAGAACAGCGTTATTGGCCTGAATGTTGAGCCGTTGTCACAGTTCGTCAACACGAAACTCACAGCGAAGTTGAATCGTCAGTTGGAAGAGCCCTTGATTGTTGCCAGCAACTGTCTGCCTAGTTGGGCGGAGGATTTAGCTCGCCTTTATCCCTTCCTCTTCCCATTCGAGACTCGGCATCTATTCCTCCAATCTACATCTTTCGGATATGCCCGATCAATGGCGAGGTGGCAGAATACCCAGTCTGCGGAGGACAACCGAAGAGATCGAAATAACGAACGGCCATTCCTCGGTCGCCTTCAACGACAAAAGGTTAGGATCTCACGTCAGAAGATCCTTGAATCGGCCTTGAAAGTTATGGAGCTATATGGTGCTTCACAGAGTATCCTAGAAGTAGAGTATTTTGAGGAGGTGGGCACTGGTCTTGGCCCCACCCTCGAGTTCTACTCAACTGTATCGAAAGAGTTCTCAAAGAGGAAGCTCAAACTCTGGCGCGAGGTCGATTCGAACGGCTCTGATGAGTTTGTGTCTGGAGCCACTGGGCTTTTCCCTCGGCCACAGAGCGATGAAGAGGCTGGGACACCAAACGGAGAGCGAATTCTGCATCTTTTCAAGATGCTTGGAAAGTTTGTTGCGCGGTCCATGATCGACTCCCGAATCATCGACCTTCACTTCAACCCCATCTTCTTCCGCATCGGGGATGCAGTTTCGACTGGAGTCAAGCCATCCTTGGGGGCTGTGAAAATTGTCGATCCTGTGCTTGCCCGTTCATTGAAGGCCATCAAGCAATTTGCcttggccaagaaggaaatagaTGAGGACCCCAATCGTACACCAGCACAAAAGGTTGCCGACACAGAAAGCATTACTATCGATGgcgtcaagcttgatgacCTTTGTCTCGACTTCACTTTGCCAGGTTATCCCAATATTCAGCTGGAGGATAATGGCTCTCAGAAACGAGTCACTATTGACAATGTGGACTCGTATCTGGAGAAGGTCATTGATATGACTCTTGGGTCAGGTGTTCGTCGCCAAGTCGATGCCTTCCGTGCTGGGTTCTCACAGGTATTCCCCTACTCTGCACTCAGTGCTTTCACGCCAGATGAGTTGGTCACCTTGTTTGGCCGTGTAGACGAGGACTGGTCACTTGAAA CTCTCCTTGACTCGATCAAGGCCGATCATGGTTACAACATGGATAGCAAGACGGTCAAGAATCTGCTCCACACAATGAGCGAATTCGATGCGTCACAACGCCGTGACTTCTTACAGTTCACCACTGGAAGTCCAAAGCTCCCCATTGGAG GATTCAAGTCTCTGACACCTATGTTTACTGTGGTCTGCAAACCCAGTGAGCACCCTTATACGTCCGACGACTACCTTCCTAGTGTCATGACGTGTGTCAACTACTTGAAGCTTCCAGACTACTCTACCATTGAGATCATGAGGAAGCAGCTTTTTACAGCAGTCAAGGAAGGCCAGGGAGCGTTCCATCTGTCGTAG